A section of the Dermacoccus nishinomiyaensis genome encodes:
- a CDS encoding ArnT family glycosyltransferase, which yields MNSSISAVGSRLARRAPRHRSRRATDMTLRGATSPDAGDTPDTLGTRTTASNTSRTWLTRLVTGPHDDPNWARPALLALLAATAVLYLWNLTASGWANAFYSAAAQAGSQNWEAFFFGSSDAANSITVDKPPASLWVMALSVRLLGLSSFSILVPQVLMGVATVAILHATVKRHFGAGAGLLAGLVMALTPVAVLMFRFNNPDALLVLLMTAAAWATMRALERGSVRWMALVGALLGFGFLTKTLQVFLVIPGFGAAFLLLAAAPLRRRLVGSLVALVALVASAGWWVAIVELTPASMRPYVGGSQSNSFLDLTFGYNGYGRLSGEETGSVGGGGRAAGGQWGSTGLTRLFDAEIGGQISWLIPAAIILGVMGVVMRARAPRTDVRRAAYAVWGGWLLVTMLTFSLMAGIFHAYYTAALAPAVAALVGMGGAQAWERRREPVGTLTMAAAAAASSIWGFVLLSRTSAYSDVLRVGVLTIGLTCAALLVIGRRLHARALPVIVAGAVVAGLAGPTAYSLTTLTSGHTGSIVTAGPASGGMGGMPGAGGRGPGARALGGSPVGAPPAASSTTRGTVPTGAGGQGVGGGGMGGLLDATTPSAAVISALRADAQRYTWVAAAVGSQSAAGLQLGTGEPVMAIGGFNGTDPSPTLAQFQAEVKAGKIHYLLASGGTSTGGGTSSAQTSDASRILAWAEATYRQVTIGSTVFYDLTQPLD from the coding sequence ATGAACTCCTCGATCTCAGCCGTCGGCTCACGCCTCGCGCGGCGCGCACCGCGTCATCGCTCCCGCCGGGCAACCGACATGACGCTCCGTGGCGCGACAAGCCCCGATGCCGGCGATACCCCCGACACTCTCGGCACCCGCACCACGGCCTCGAACACCTCCCGCACCTGGCTGACGCGCCTCGTCACCGGCCCGCACGACGACCCGAACTGGGCCCGCCCGGCGCTGTTGGCCCTGCTCGCGGCGACTGCAGTGCTCTACCTGTGGAACCTCACCGCCAGTGGCTGGGCGAATGCCTTCTACTCCGCTGCGGCACAGGCGGGCTCCCAGAACTGGGAGGCGTTCTTCTTCGGCAGTTCCGACGCGGCGAACTCGATCACCGTCGACAAACCACCTGCGTCGCTGTGGGTCATGGCGCTGTCGGTGCGGCTGCTCGGCCTGAGCAGCTTCTCGATCCTCGTACCGCAGGTGCTCATGGGTGTGGCCACCGTCGCCATCCTGCACGCGACGGTGAAGCGTCACTTCGGCGCGGGCGCCGGCCTGCTCGCGGGCCTCGTCATGGCGCTCACCCCGGTCGCCGTCCTCATGTTCCGTTTCAACAACCCGGACGCGTTGCTCGTCCTGCTCATGACGGCGGCCGCCTGGGCCACGATGCGAGCGCTCGAGCGCGGTTCGGTGCGCTGGATGGCGTTGGTCGGCGCGTTGCTCGGTTTCGGGTTCCTGACGAAGACGCTGCAGGTTTTCCTCGTCATCCCCGGTTTCGGGGCGGCGTTCCTGCTGCTCGCTGCGGCGCCACTGCGTCGACGCCTCGTCGGCAGCCTCGTGGCCCTCGTCGCTCTCGTGGCATCCGCCGGGTGGTGGGTCGCGATCGTCGAACTGACCCCGGCGAGCATGCGTCCCTACGTCGGCGGCAGCCAGAGCAACTCCTTCCTCGACCTGACGTTCGGGTACAACGGCTACGGCCGACTCAGCGGTGAGGAGACGGGCTCGGTGGGCGGCGGCGGGCGCGCTGCCGGCGGGCAGTGGGGTTCGACGGGGCTGACGCGCCTGTTCGACGCCGAGATCGGCGGCCAGATCAGCTGGCTCATCCCGGCCGCGATCATCCTCGGCGTCATGGGTGTCGTGATGCGCGCGCGTGCGCCGCGCACCGACGTCCGTCGGGCCGCCTACGCCGTGTGGGGCGGCTGGCTCCTGGTGACGATGCTGACGTTCTCGTTGATGGCCGGCATCTTCCACGCCTACTACACGGCGGCGTTGGCGCCGGCAGTCGCGGCGCTCGTCGGCATGGGTGGCGCGCAGGCCTGGGAGCGTCGCCGCGAACCGGTCGGCACCCTGACGATGGCGGCCGCGGCCGCCGCGTCGTCGATCTGGGGGTTCGTCCTGCTCTCCCGCACGAGCGCCTACAGCGACGTGCTGCGCGTCGGCGTGCTGACGATCGGACTGACGTGCGCGGCACTCCTCGTCATCGGGCGACGGCTGCACGCGCGAGCCCTGCCCGTGATCGTCGCGGGCGCCGTGGTCGCGGGCCTCGCGGGGCCGACCGCGTACTCGCTCACGACGCTGACCTCCGGGCACACCGGCTCGATCGTCACCGCCGGGCCGGCGTCGGGCGGCATGGGTGGGATGCCGGGTGCGGGCGGCCGTGGCCCCGGTGCTCGCGCCCTGGGTGGTTCGCCAGTAGGCGCGCCCCCGGCCGCTTCCTCGACGACGCGTGGCACCGTGCCCACCGGTGCAGGTGGGCAGGGAGTCGGTGGCGGCGGCATGGGCGGGTTGCTCGATGCCACGACGCCGAGCGCCGCCGTCATCTCTGCCCTGCGGGCCGACGCGCAGCGTTACACCTGGGTGGCCGCGGCGGTGGGTTCGCAGAGCGCGGCCGGACTGCAGCTCGGAACGGGCGAGCCGGTCATGGCGATCGGCGGCTTCAACGGCACCGACCCGAGCCCGACACTCGCCCAGTTCCAGGCCGAGGTGAAGGCAGGCAAGATTCACTACCTGCTGGCCAGTGGTGGAACATCGACGGGCGGTGGGACGAGCTCGGCCCAGACGAGCGATGCGAGCCGCATCCTGGCGTGGGCGGAAGCCACCTACCGTCAGGTGACGATCGGATCGACGGTCTTCTACGACCTGACGCAGCCGCTCGATTGA
- a CDS encoding type 1 periplasmic-binding domain-containing protein: protein MSGIPRDAVVFPLGGHVSAAVLDHLRHRRIPLAGTGYPAIDGVLQLTMERAALRTLATYLYDLGHRDVALVEMPQGASRGEGDTTPTANPQATARTEGFLDVFPDVTYPHLRAHRRHLDGRAGRRLTLSTDRCPVPEGVGNVMYVSIRTRTSIRRGGGGQGVCGGRRNA from the coding sequence ATGTCCGGCATCCCCCGCGACGCCGTCGTCTTCCCGCTCGGCGGGCATGTCTCGGCGGCGGTGCTGGACCACCTGCGCCATCGCCGCATCCCGCTCGCCGGCACGGGTTACCCCGCGATCGACGGTGTCCTGCAGCTGACGATGGAACGCGCCGCGCTGCGCACCCTGGCCACGTACCTGTACGACCTCGGCCACCGCGACGTCGCGCTCGTCGAGATGCCGCAGGGTGCGAGCCGCGGTGAGGGCGACACGACGCCGACGGCCAACCCCCAGGCGACCGCACGCACCGAGGGCTTCCTCGACGTATTTCCCGACGTCACGTACCCACACCTTCGCGCTCATCGAAGGCACCTCGATGGCCGCGCAGGCCGGCGCCTGACCCTCTCTACCGATCGATGCCCAGTCCCCGAGGGAGTGGGCAACGTCATGTACGTGTCCATCCGCACCCGTACAAGCATTCGCAGGGGCGGCGGGGGTCAGGGTGTTTGTGGTGGACGTAGAAATGCGTGA
- a CDS encoding response regulator transcription factor has product MTSASPIRLAVIDDYEVVVNGLAKMLERYRDRVEVAELDIEGPMSTVEHPVDIALYDTFGQAQGEPEALAHLLKEPRVDKVVVYTWNFQPDLVRRSLDAGVRGYLSKTLPAGELVSALERVHAGEVIVSAEVGSGPIAGEWPGREEGLTPREAEVLALITQGLSNNDIAAQTHLSINSVKSYIRTGYRKIGVTSRSQAVLWGVRHGFEPDHRRIVPDPTVQDR; this is encoded by the coding sequence ATGACTTCCGCCTCCCCCATCCGACTGGCCGTGATCGACGACTACGAGGTCGTCGTCAACGGTCTGGCCAAGATGCTCGAGCGCTACCGCGACCGGGTCGAGGTGGCCGAACTCGACATCGAGGGCCCGATGTCGACGGTCGAGCACCCCGTCGACATCGCGCTCTATGACACCTTCGGGCAGGCGCAGGGCGAGCCTGAGGCGCTGGCGCACCTGCTCAAGGAGCCCCGGGTCGACAAGGTCGTCGTGTACACGTGGAACTTCCAGCCCGACCTGGTGCGCCGCAGTCTCGATGCCGGCGTTCGGGGTTACCTCTCCAAGACGCTGCCCGCGGGCGAACTCGTCTCGGCGCTGGAGCGAGTGCACGCCGGCGAGGTCATCGTCTCGGCCGAGGTAGGCTCCGGCCCCATCGCCGGCGAATGGCCGGGGCGCGAGGAGGGGCTCACGCCGCGTGAAGCCGAGGTGCTCGCACTCATCACCCAGGGTCTGTCGAACAACGACATCGCCGCGCAGACGCACCTGTCGATCAACTCGGTGAAGAGCTACATCCGCACCGGCTATCGCAAGATCGGCGTGACGAGCCGCAGCCAGGCCGTGCTGTGGGGGGTTCGCCACGGCTTCGAGCCCGACCACCGTCGCATCGTCCCGGATCCCACCGTCCAAGATCGCTGA